Below is a genomic region from Bradyrhizobium sp. 1(2017).
CTCCAGCTCGCGCTCTACCTGCAGCCGACCCATCCGCTGGCGCTGCTCTCCCTCGCCGATCTCTATGAATCGGTGAAGCGGCCCCAGATGGCGATCAAGGTCTATGAGCGGGTGCCCGCGACCTCGCCGCTCAAGCGCAACGCGCAGATCCAGCTCGCCATTGACCTCGATTCCGCCGATCGCACCGACGAGGCGATCAAGATCCTCAAAGGCGTCACGACCGATGATTCCAAGGATCTCGAGGCCATCATGGCGCTCGGCAATATCGAGCGCGGCCGCAAGAAGTTCGGCGATTGCGGCACGACCTATTCGCGGGGCATCGAGGTGCTGCCGGCCGGCAACGACAAGGCCAACAGCGTCTGGTACTATTATCGCGGCATCTGCGAGGAGCGCTCCAAGCAGTGGAGCAAGGCCGAGGCCGACATGAAGAAGGCGCTGGAACTCCAGCCCGACCAGCCTCACGTCCTCAACTATCTCGGCTATTCCTGGATCGACCAGGGCGTGAATCTCGACGAAGGCATGAAGATGATCAAGCGTGCCGTCGAGCAGCGTCCCGACGACGGCTATATCGTCGATTCCCTCGGCTGGGCCTATTACCGCATCGGCAATTACGAGGAGGCGGTGAAGAACCTCGAGCGCGCGATCGATCTCAAGCCCGAGGATCCCACCATCAACGATCATCTCGGCGACGCCTATTGGCGCGTCGGCCGCACGCTGGAAGCGAAATTCCAGTGGTCGCACGCGCGCGATCTCAAGCCCGAGCCGGAAGAACTGCCGAAGATCGAGGCCAAGCTCGCCAACGGTCTTCCGGACGACAATTCGAACTCTTCCGCGGCGCAGGCCGAGAAGAAGAAGGACGACGGCAAGGGCGGTTGAGCTGAGTGAAGTTGGGGGCGTGTCGCCGATGTCGGCGTTGATTGAAGAGGGGCGCGCGAAGGTCAATCTGAGCCTTCGCGTCGTCGGCCGTCGTGCCGACGGCTATCATGATCTCGAAAGCGTGGTTGCGTTTGCCGATTGCGCCGACCGGCTCACGCTGGAGCCGGGTGGCGAGCTGAAGCTCACCACCACGGGGCCACTCGCTGCGGCCTGCGGCGATACCGCCGACAATCTCGTGATCAAGGCCTCCAGGCTTCTGGCCGAGGCCGTCCCTGGCCTGAAGCTCGGCGCCTTCGCGCTCGACAAGGTGCTTCCGGTCGCGGCCGGCATCGGTGGCGGCTCGGCCGATGCCGCGGCGGCGCTGCGGCTGCTTGCGCGTCTCAACGATCTGGCGCTCGATGATCCCCGCCTCCAGAAGGTCGCGCTCGCGACCGGCGCGGACGTGCCGGTGTGCCTCGTCTCGCGCGCCTGCGACATGACCGGTGTCGGCGAGCAGCTGTTGCCGCTTGCGCTTGCGAGCATGCCCTGTGTCATGGTCAACCCGCGCGTGCCGGTCGCGACCACGGACGTGTTCAAGGCGCTGGGCCTGCGCCACGGCGAGCTGCTGGTCGGCATCACCGACGTCATCCGCGCCCCGGCCTGGCCGGAAGAGGGCGGCTCCGTCGCCGATTGGGTCAAGGTTCTCGAAACGGTAGGCAACGATCTCGAAGCGCCTGCGATGCGCATCGAGCCTGTGATCGGCGAGGTGCTGGAAGCCCTGCGCGATTCAGCCGGCGTCAAGCTCGCTCGCATGTCCGGCTCTGGCGCGACGTGCTTTGCGATCTATGGCGCGCCGGCCGAGGCCCATGCCGCCGCCGAAAAGATCCGGCGCGATCACCCCGGCTGGTGGGTGCATGCGGGCACGTTGAGCTAGGCGCGACTGCGCCAGACTGCCGTAGTGTAGGCAGAAGCGTGCCCACCACTTCTATCGATCGACATGGATGCATGGTGCACGGCGCTGTCGCGCCTGTGCCGCCCCGGCGCTTGACGATCGTTTACCTGGCCAGCGCCAGATAGCCGCTGATGGTCAGGATCGATGTGATCGTCGATGCCAGAATGACATTCGACGTCATCGCGGCCTCGCGTTTGTAAAACTCCGCCAGCATGAATGGACCCGTGCCGGTCGGGAGCGCGGCCAGCAGCACCGCAACATGCGTGAGCAGCGGCGGCAGGCCGAACACCGCGGTTGCCATCACCCAGGTGACGGCCGGCTGAAGCACGAGCTTGAAGCTCACCAGGAGCGCCGCTGATCCGACGTTTGTCTCCGAACTCTCGCGCTTGGTGGCGAGGAACAGGCCGAGCGCGACGAGCGCACAGGGCGAGGCTGCGCCGCCCAGGAGCTTGAGAAAACTTTCGGCGGCATCGGGTACGCCGAGGCCGGTGACCGGGACGATCGCAGCCACGGCGGGAGCGACGAGCAGGGGATTGCGGATCAGCGAGCTGCCGACCTTGGCGACGAGATGCCGCCGCCGCTTCTCGGTCTGCAATCCGGTCTCGATCAGCACGATGGCGATCGCAAAGAGAATGCAGACTGTGATGATCGTAGCGATCAGCGTCGGCGCCAGCGCCTCGCGCCCGAGTGCGGCGAGCGCCAGCGGGAAACCGACGAAGCCGGTATTGGCATAGCCCGCATTGAGGGCGTCGATGGCGGCATCGGCGAGATGCCGCGGGCGGCGCAGGCGAACGGCGATGGTCAGGCAGAACACCAGCGCCGCGCCGATGCCGAAGGCGGCGATGAAGCGCGGCTGCCAAACCTCGGCCCATTGGGCATGGGCGACGATGTCGAACAGCAGGGCCGGAAGGGCGAGATAGACGACGAAGCGGTTCAGCTCGCTGGAGGCATGCGGGCCGAGGACGCCGATGCGCCGGGCGAGCCAGCCGGCGAAGATGAGCGCGAAGATGGGGAGGACGGCCGCGAGGGTGGAGAGCATCGGGGAACCTGGTCTTGGAAGGGCGACTTACCTCTATCCAACCAGATCGATATCATCCAATACTGATTGCTGCACTGCTTCATACCTTTTTGGTATAATCATGATTGACGTCAGACAGATGCGCTACTTTGTGGCTGTGGCCGAGACATTGCATTTCGGCCGCGCCGCCGAACGCCTTCACATCAGCCAGCCGCCGCTCAGCCGGCAGATCGCGACCCTGGAAAAGGAACTCGGAGTCCGGCTGTTCGACCGCCAGTCGCGGCGGGCGACGCTGACCCCTGCCGGCCGGCGCTTTCTGGAGGACTCGCGGGCAGTGCTGATCAGTTTCGACCAGGCCTGCCAGAACGCGCGCATGGCCGAGCGGGGCGAACTCGGCGAACTCTCGGTCGGCTTCATGATGCACGCGGCCTATACGGTCCTGCCGGGCCTGACGCGGCGCTACATGGCGAGCCACCCGGGTGTGCGCGTCCAGCTGCGTGAAGCGATCCCCGGAATCCTGGGCGACGCGGTGCTGACCGGGCGCTTCGATGCAGCGATCCTGTTCGATCCCGGTCCGGTGCGTGGGCTCGCGACGCAAGTCATCTATCGCGAGCCCTTGAGCCTGGCGGTGCACGCCAGTCATTCGCTCGCCTCGCATACGGCGATCTCGGCCGCGCAACTCAATGGCGAAGCCTTCATTGCAGCGCCGGCCGAGGTGGCGCCGCGGCTACGCCAGTCGATCGTGAGCTATTGTCGTTCGGGCGGGTTCGAGCCGACGTTCAGGCTCGAGGTCGAGCTTCAGCAGACCATCGTCAGCCTCGTGGCAGAGAATCTCGGCATCGCGCTGGTGCCGCAGTCGATGGCGAAGCTCGGAATTACGAACCTGGTGTTCTGCGATCTCGAAGATGCGCCGATCATCGAGCACGTGGTCGCGTGGCGGCCGAGCAATCTCAATCCGGCGTTGGCGCCATTTCTGGCGGAAGCGCGAAGTGGTGTCGCGGTGGGTGATGATCCGCAGCCCGGATGAGCGAAGCGATGTCCGGAATTCTTTCTTGCAGCGCTCCGCATGTCGCTACGCTCATGCGGGCTACGCAACTGCCGTAGGGTGGGCAAAGGCGCGATAGCGCTGTGCCCACCATGCATCCAACTCACGCGATCGAAGTGGTGGGCACGCTTCGCTTTACCCACCCTACGGCCGCGGAGCTAACCCGCGCCGTCCTCGGCCAGTCCGAGAAACCGCCGGATCTCACCCAGCACTTCTTCCGGCTTGTCGTGTTGCAGCCAGTGTCCAGCACCGGCAATGGTCTCGATGCGCGCCTGCGGGAAATAACGCTCCAGGCCGGCGGCCTTCGCGCCGGCCAGAAAACTTTCGCCGGCATTGAGCAGCAGCGTCGGGCAGCTGATGCGCGACCACAATGCGACGTGATCGTCCGGCCAAAGCCGGTGCGGCGCGCTGGCGCGCTGATAGGGATCAAACTTCCAGCTATAGGAGCCGTCCTCGTTCTGCCGTGCGCCGTGCGTGGCGAGATGCAGCGCGAGGTCGCGGGCGAGCCGCTTGTTGTGAAGCACCATCTGCGCCGCTGCGTCCTCGAGCGTCGCATAGCGGCGCGGGGTGCGGTCGTGCAGCTTGTCGAGCTGGGCCACCCATTTGCCGATGCGTTCATGCACCGGCGGTTTTGGCGCATCCGGCAACATGGTCACGCCGTCGAGCACGACCAGCTTCGAGACCAGCCCGGGGAATGATCCTGCAAAAATCAGGCTGACCATGCCGCCCATCGAATGGCCGATCAGCGTCACCTGGGGCGCGGCGATGCTGCGGACGAGCTGTGCGAGATCGTACACGTATTCCGTCAGCGCGTAGCTGCCGCCCTTGGTCCAGTCGGAATCGCCGTGACCGCGTAGGTCGGGCGCAACGAGGTGGAAATGCGGCTGCAGCGAGCGCGCGATGACGTCCCAGCTCCGGCAATGATCGCGGCCGCCGTGAACCAGGACGGCGACGGGCGCGCTCTCGTTGCCCCAGTCCGCGTAGTGCAGCCGCAGGCCGTGCGATTCATAAGAGCGGCTTTGCGGGGCGCTAGCCATTTGCCGGCCGCCGCGCCAGCGCGAGCGAAAGGCCGAGGCCGGCGATGAAGACGCCGGAGCCTTGCGAAAGGCGCCGCATCAGATGCGGCCGTCCGGTCAGCTGCGCGCGCGTCGCCGAGGCCATCAGCACCACGACGACATCGGCAAGCGTGTTCAGCGCCACCGAGATCGCGCCGAGCACGATGAACTGCAGCGTGGGGCTCGATCCCGCGGGATCGAGGAACTGCGGAATGAAGGCGAGGAAGAACGCCGCGGTCTTCGGGTTCAGCGCCTCGACCAGCACGCCGTCGCGGAACGCGCGCTTGTCGCCGACGGGCTCGTTCTCGAGCGATAGCGCGCGGCCGGCGCGTTGATACGTCTTGATGCCGAGCCAGACCAGGTAGAGTGCGCCGACGAATTTCACCACTGCGAACAGCTCGGCGCTGGCGAGGATGATCGCGGAGATGCCGAGGCTGCCCGCCACGACATGCACCAGTCCGCCCAGCGCCGTGCCCGCGGTCGACGCAAAGCCGCTGACGCGCCCCTCCGATAAGGTCCGCGCTGCGACGTAGAAGATGCCAGGGCCGGGAACGGCGGCAATGAGGCAGGCGGCGGCCAGGAACAGCCAAAAATTCGGTTCGATCATCCTGTTTTGGTAACGAAGCCTGTCGCGATTGCAAGGCCTCTTGTTCAAAGCCCTCTCGTTCAGCCCATTCGGCGCAAGATCACGCTGGCGTTGACGCCGCCGAAGCCGAACCCGTTGGAGATGGCGTTCTGCATCGGCATCGGTCGCGCGCTGCTTGCGACGATGTCGATGCCGTCCGCGCCCGGATCAGGATTTTCGAGATTGAGCGTCGGCGGCGCGATCTGGTCGCGCAGAGCGAGCACGGTGAAGATTGCCTCGAGGCCGCCGGCGGCGCCGAGCAGATGGCCGGTGGCCGATTTGGTCGCGCTCACGGCGATGTTTCGATTGCGGCCGAACAGCGTGGCGATGGCGCCAAGCTCGCTCTCGTCGCCGGCCGGCGTCGAGGTCGCATGCGCGTTCAGGTGCTGCAATTCCGTGGGCGCAAGATTCGCCTGCCGGAGCGCGATCTCCATGGCGCGGCGGGCGCCCTCGCCATCGGGCGGGCCCGATGTCATGTGATAGGCATCCGCGCTCGTGCCGTAGCCGACGATCTCCGCGATCGGCGCCGCACCGCGCGCCAGCGCATGCTCCAATTCCTCGATCACCAAGATGCCGGCGCCTTCGCCCATCACAAAGCCGTCGCGGTCGCGATCGAACGGCCGTGAGGCGCGCACGGGCTCGTCGTTGAAGCCGCTCGACAGCGCGCGGGCCGCGGCAAAGCCGCCGAGGCTGACGATGTCGATGCAGGCCTCCGCGCCGCCGCAGATCGCGACATCGATCTCGCCGGCACGGATCATGCGCGCGGCATCGCCGATCGCCTGCACGCCGGCGGCGCAGGCCGTGACCGGCGTGCCCAGCGGTCCCCGGTAGCCGTATTTGATCGAGACGTGGCCGGCGGCGAGATTGGCGAGAAACGAAGGGATCGTGAAAGGCGAGAGCCGGCGGGCGCCGCGCTCCCCGGTGATGCGCACCGCCTCCGCCATCGCCGGAAAGCCGCCAACGCCGGAGGCGATGATCGTCGCGGTCCGTTCCTGCGCGCTCGCGTCCTGCGGTGTCCATCCCGCCTGCGCGACCGCCTCGGCGGTCGCGAGCAGCGCGAACAGGATGAACCGGTCCATCTTGCGCTGGTCTTTTGGCGCGGCCGCCTGTGCGGGATCGAAGCCGCCCTCGGCGTCGTCGGCCTTGTCGGGCACGCGCCCGGCGATCCGCGCCGGCAGCGCCTGCGCCCATTCGGGCAGCGGACGCAGTCCGCTTTGGCCCGCGAGCAGCCGCCGCCAGGACAGTTCGACCCCGCAGCCGAGCGGCGACACCGCGCCCATTCCCGTCACGACGATACGACGCATGTCAGTCTCCGGCCGGCGCAATGGCCGGGTTCATGGCCTTGAGCGAAGCCAGCCGCGCGCGCATCCCGCGGCTGGCGCGGGGGCCGGGAACGGCGACCGTGTTGGCGAGCGTGATCGGGCGCATGTCCGCGGCATCGACCACGACCGGATCGAGCGGACGGGTGTCGTTCCGGCTCGCCAGCAGGATGGATTCGCCCCTGGGCGCAAGATGCTTGTTGCCCCAGGCAAGCAGCGCCACGACCACGGGGAAGAAGTCCCGCGCCTTGCCCGTCAACACATATTCGTAGCGCGGCGGCCGCTCCTGATAGCGGCGGCGGACGAACATGCCGCTCTCGGTGAGATGGGCAAGGCGTCGCGACAGGATGTTCGGTGCAATGCCGAGGTTCTGCGAAAACTCGTCGAACTTCGTCGCGCCCTGAAACGCGTCGCGCAGGATCAGGATGCTCCACCATTCACCGACCGTCTCCACGGCGCGGCCGACGGGGCATTCGAGGATGGAGGGCGATTTCGGCTGCATGGGGCGGATGGTAGGTCAGTAACTTTCAAAATGCAAGTTACTGGGAAGGTAGAGGCGGGTTTTGGAAAGGACTGGCTATGAGA
It encodes:
- a CDS encoding 4-(cytidine 5'-diphospho)-2-C-methyl-D-erythritol kinase translates to MSALIEEGRAKVNLSLRVVGRRADGYHDLESVVAFADCADRLTLEPGGELKLTTTGPLAAACGDTADNLVIKASRLLAEAVPGLKLGAFALDKVLPVAAGIGGGSADAAAALRLLARLNDLALDDPRLQKVALATGADVPVCLVSRACDMTGVGEQLLPLALASMPCVMVNPRVPVATTDVFKALGLRHGELLVGITDVIRAPAWPEEGGSVADWVKVLETVGNDLEAPAMRIEPVIGEVLEALRDSAGVKLARMSGSGATCFAIYGAPAEAHAAAEKIRRDHPGWWVHAGTLS
- a CDS encoding AEC family transporter translates to MLSTLAAVLPIFALIFAGWLARRIGVLGPHASSELNRFVVYLALPALLFDIVAHAQWAEVWQPRFIAAFGIGAALVFCLTIAVRLRRPRHLADAAIDALNAGYANTGFVGFPLALAALGREALAPTLIATIITVCILFAIAIVLIETGLQTEKRRRHLVAKVGSSLIRNPLLVAPAVAAIVPVTGLGVPDAAESFLKLLGGAASPCALVALGLFLATKRESSETNVGSAALLVSFKLVLQPAVTWVMATAVFGLPPLLTHVAVLLAALPTGTGPFMLAEFYKREAAMTSNVILASTITSILTISGYLALAR
- a CDS encoding LysR family transcriptional regulator; the protein is MIDVRQMRYFVAVAETLHFGRAAERLHISQPPLSRQIATLEKELGVRLFDRQSRRATLTPAGRRFLEDSRAVLISFDQACQNARMAERGELGELSVGFMMHAAYTVLPGLTRRYMASHPGVRVQLREAIPGILGDAVLTGRFDAAILFDPGPVRGLATQVIYREPLSLAVHASHSLASHTAISAAQLNGEAFIAAPAEVAPRLRQSIVSYCRSGGFEPTFRLEVELQQTIVSLVAENLGIALVPQSMAKLGITNLVFCDLEDAPIIEHVVAWRPSNLNPALAPFLAEARSGVAVGDDPQPG
- a CDS encoding alpha/beta fold hydrolase, with the translated sequence MASAPQSRSYESHGLRLHYADWGNESAPVAVLVHGGRDHCRSWDVIARSLQPHFHLVAPDLRGHGDSDWTKGGSYALTEYVYDLAQLVRSIAAPQVTLIGHSMGGMVSLIFAGSFPGLVSKLVVLDGVTMLPDAPKPPVHERIGKWVAQLDKLHDRTPRRYATLEDAAAQMVLHNKRLARDLALHLATHGARQNEDGSYSWKFDPYQRASAPHRLWPDDHVALWSRISCPTLLLNAGESFLAGAKAAGLERYFPQARIETIAGAGHWLQHDKPEEVLGEIRRFLGLAEDGAG
- a CDS encoding LysE family translocator; this translates as MIEPNFWLFLAAACLIAAVPGPGIFYVAARTLSEGRVSGFASTAGTALGGLVHVVAGSLGISAIILASAELFAVVKFVGALYLVWLGIKTYQRAGRALSLENEPVGDKRAFRDGVLVEALNPKTAAFFLAFIPQFLDPAGSSPTLQFIVLGAISVALNTLADVVVVLMASATRAQLTGRPHLMRRLSQGSGVFIAGLGLSLALARRPANG
- the fabF gene encoding beta-ketoacyl-ACP synthase II; translation: MRRIVVTGMGAVSPLGCGVELSWRRLLAGQSGLRPLPEWAQALPARIAGRVPDKADDAEGGFDPAQAAAPKDQRKMDRFILFALLATAEAVAQAGWTPQDASAQERTATIIASGVGGFPAMAEAVRITGERGARRLSPFTIPSFLANLAAGHVSIKYGYRGPLGTPVTACAAGVQAIGDAARMIRAGEIDVAICGGAEACIDIVSLGGFAAARALSSGFNDEPVRASRPFDRDRDGFVMGEGAGILVIEELEHALARGAAPIAEIVGYGTSADAYHMTSGPPDGEGARRAMEIALRQANLAPTELQHLNAHATSTPAGDESELGAIATLFGRNRNIAVSATKSATGHLLGAAGGLEAIFTVLALRDQIAPPTLNLENPDPGADGIDIVASSARPMPMQNAISNGFGFGGVNASVILRRMG
- a CDS encoding winged helix-turn-helix transcriptional regulator — translated: MQPKSPSILECPVGRAVETVGEWWSILILRDAFQGATKFDEFSQNLGIAPNILSRRLAHLTESGMFVRRRYQERPPRYEYVLTGKARDFFPVVVALLAWGNKHLAPRGESILLASRNDTRPLDPVVVDAADMRPITLANTVAVPGPRASRGMRARLASLKAMNPAIAPAGD